The genomic stretch gtagctcagttgatagagcatggcgtttgcaacgccagggttgtgggttcgtttctcacggggggccagtattaaaaaaatatatatatgtattcactaactgtatttcgctctggataagagcgtctgctaaatgactaaaatgtaatgtcatgttatTCTGCATGTCAGGGGCATGTTTGTTCTACGTGGCCTATTTCGTTCCAAAACGTTGCGTCCTGcaacgttccaaaacgttgcgtCCTGCTGAACGTGCCCCAGGATAAGCTATTTCATGTCGACTTCTTGACAATAGGTGGCGCGCGTACTCTACTTCCCTTTTTCTACCCCGTGGGCAGGTTTTACGGCGTCTACGTTTCAGGAATCCATCCAGTCTAAGCAAACCCTCATTTAAATTGCAAATAGAAGGCTAGGGCAAGGTAACTTGATTTTAGCCTGATGGAAGAAAATAAACAGTGGTGTGAAGAAGATAATGTAGGATGTGAAGAAGATAATGTAGGAATAATTGTGGATCAATATATTAGTAATCCGTTTTATTCTTGTCTTGCAGTGTATACATATGGTTCAGAGGATCCGATGAATGGGAAGACATGAGCATGTGTATTAATTTCTAAAATCGATGTTAATCTATGCAAGAGTCTAACAAATGATTTGTCTGTATATTCAACAGAAAACGTTGCGATAATAGTTGGATTGTAATGGATAGAGGAGATGCAACCAAGAAGAGTAGTAATATGTTCGGACTCTGCATCAGTGTTGTGTAGTTTAAGATCTGGAATGACGTGAGGATTaatggttagaaataatgatgcaGTTGTTGGGGTTACAAAGAAATGGTATTGAAATTCAGTTCTGTTGGATTATGGCTCATACAGGTGTTTATGAAAGTGAAATAGTAGATATAATAGCAAAAAGAGCAGTGAAAAATAATATTGTGGATATACAGGTGCAGTTGGGTAGAGAAATTAAAACATTGATTCGGAAAAATGGGTTAGATTGCTGGCAGAGGCAATGGGATGAAAGTAGGAAGGGCATACATTTTTATAATACAAGGAAATCTGTACGGGAGATAGTGTCATATAATGGGAACAGAAGGGAGGAGATTGTGTTGTGTAGGATGAGATTTGGGCATACGGGATTGAATTCATTTTTGATATTGATAGGTAAACATGGTACTGGATTGTGTAATGGCTGTATGGTAGAGGAAACGGTTGAACGTGTATTACTATTTTGTGAAATGTATGTagaaagggagaggttgtttgacAGGGGCAGAGAAGTTGGACGGGAGTGGGTGGTATTTTGGGTGGGGGTGATGGGAGTAGTGAGGTTTGTATGGAGGTATTGCATttgattagaaatccagggttaGTTAAGATAATATAGTGGTTTAGAGAGGTCGTCACACTCCAATACACTAGGTGGAGGTGTATGCACTTGTCAGTTGGTTGCGATTCGCTAATAAAACTTAAAAAAGAAGGGCGAGGCAACTACTGTAGCACATTTTGAAGTGGCCTGCCTACTTTCTATAGCCTGGAAACTATGACTATGGGTTTTTTTCCTTACCATATTGTTAAGACATAGGCTACATTGTAACCACGATGTTTCTGTCCGTAGAGTGTCTAATTTAGATTGTTGCAGCATATGTTTATGCAGTCATACCATATTCAACTAAATTTAAAGACGTGAGATGTTTTTTAATTGTTTGACTTTACATAAGGCGAGTGAAAAAAAATGAAAGTGTGTTTCGTCGTGTGTGTGCTGAGCAGCATGGTAGTTTCTTGTTTGGGAGAAAATAGTCGTTTCGAGAAGTCATTCAACTATTCCCCGGGAATGGTGCAAGTCCTCCGGGAGACACTCACGGATTTGTCCGAGGAGGCGCACGGTTACCTGGTCCACCTTGTCGGGGCGCGGTCCGTTGAAACTGCACAGAAGGTGAGGAACAAAGAATAGCCTGCTCTAAGTTCAACTTAACAGTAGTTCGAATCATAAATTCTTAGGCTAATGATGGCAGTTCTTTTGTCGAATTAGGTAGGTGCATGTAACAACAGGTCGGCCTATACGGGAACCCTTTAGTGACCCTCTAGCAATTCTCtgttctctcccctcctttcAGTGTTTCTTTCAGGTGGTCAGGTATCTGGCTGAGGCAGCGGCCATTGGAGCGAATGTGGTTATGAAGTACCTCACCCAGTTCCTGAGGGCAGCAGGAATCGATGGTAAAGAGCTGCTCTAGGATCATTCATGACAATCTAAAAGACAAAaccgatcctagatcagcactcctattcccactttatgaatacaggcccggAAAGCTATTGCAATACTCCAGTCAGTCACCAATACTGTTCCCAGAGAGCTAAAGCATGTCTTGTGCAGGCTTTTGTctcagcccagcactaacacacctaatCAATGTCTTGATGAGCAGTTGACTAGTTGGATCAGGTGTGTTAGAGCTGGGCTGGAGCAAAAACCTGCACAACCTGTAGCTCCCCAGGACCAGGGCTAGTACCAGTGCACTATTCAATAATGGAACAGACAGTTGTCTATTGTGTCATCTATTGATTGATCTCATATCGTGCAACATCAACACAAAACCCATGTACAGTACAATGGTACACTCATGTTGTAATTTACTGTAATTGTtctctgtagacacacacacaacacaaaactGGATGAAAGTCTGACCTGCCAAGGGAGCACTTTACCCACCGACAGACATGCCCTATATTAGGTGTGTGTGGGCCAGATGGGAAAACCATTTTCTCCACATTGCCAACAGTAACCTACTAGGCTTTGACTATAACTACCGGTACAATAATTACATAGCAACGTACTACAAAGACTACGTTTGTGCCACGTCTTGGAATGGAGACAAGTAAAGGGAGCATTTTAAGAATGCTAGGACAGAAAATGCACTAATAtcatgtatctctctctttctctcctccagtTGAAATGCCTGTTAACAGTATCACCCCAGATGCTGTGGTCTATATCGGTCAATGGCTTCTGCTGGCTCTCATTGGCTACTGGCTGCTGTCTCTGGCCTTCCGATTGGTGGCGTCCACTCTGAGGAGGGTCCTGTGGCTACTGAAGCTGGGTGTGGTTTTAGGACTGTTCGGCCTGATCCTAAGTGACCGCAGCGCTGGAACAGAGACTACTGCGCTGCGTTTGGCCGGCCTGGTGAGCGTCTGCGTCCTATTGGGTATCGGGCATTCTGACACCGGGGGTGACAAGACCGACCTGGAGGATCAAGTAAGGGTGCTAGAGAGACGAgtgagagaaatggagaggaggaaagaggagtgagggagggagtgagggatggaGAAGGTGGATGGATGGGAACTGAAAGGCCTTGTTTTGTATATAATCTAGGTCTAGGATTGTAATAATGACTTTGTACATAAAGCATTGTTTTGTTTGAAAATGTTTTCGTATCGTTTTGCATAATAAATTTGCCAATTATTTTgtgtaggtagcctagcggttaagaggttggtccagtaaccgaaaggttgttggttcgattccccgactaggtgaaaaatctgtcaatgtgcccttgagcaaggcacttaaacggataagagcgtctacgaaatgactaaaatgtaaaaaatgaaaaCAGAATTGACAGCAGATGTGATTAGCTTGTTTAAggaaatagacagacagagtaTGGTGTTTTCTGTTTATTGAGGTGGATATGTGCATGTCCTACAAACTATAGTACTATAAATGCTATTGATATTCATAGAATAAAAACAAATGAAACATTCCATAAGGTCTAATGATATGGCATTGGAAATCATATTTGTCATGTCTACAGTGATCTTTCATTCTCACTCCTCTCCagttatggataagagcgtctgctaaatgactaaaatgtaaatgtaaatgttatggcgGCATTCAATGCAAACAAGTTATCAAATACAACAAACGGATACATACGTCCTATTACCTACATTTGAGATTGTTACATTCCTTTAAAGCGTGTTTGTAGGGGGGAATGAGACAGTTAGTGAGAAAAGCAGTTCTGTAAGAACGTTTTAAGTGACTCCAAAAGGTCGAGCTGGATCAAGCGGCATCTGACCTTCTCCTATTGAGATACTCCCCTTGTCcaactagggccaggagtttttcctgttcTGGTTACATGGTCTGGAAATGCCCCATCCCTGAATATAATGTAGAATTCATTTTCCTCACCCCCTGACCTTACCAGGGAACCTAACTGAAGCAACCAGGTCGAAACGGGTAGGGACTAACTACATTTGTCCCAAAAATAAATGCTTATTTCCAttgtaaaatgttttgctacggttTTCTTCATTGTGCACttatgaatacaccccaggaaaATCTCCCCTTGGTAGAGGAGATGAAGGCACTGGGTgcgtttgagtggtaaggctTAAGCAAACGACTGTAGAAAGTTGAGGAGTGAAGTCGGGGAGGTGAAACTGCGACAGCCAAAAGTTGGACACATGGTTTTACAACAAGGCTCAGATGAACATAGCAGTGTTGCCATTGTTATGAAAGTATTTCTTGATCATGTTAAAATAATCTAGTGTCCAACTCTCATATCACACACTCATAAATTGAAATCACGTGTGTATTACATTCATTTagtatatatccactgtatacATAAATCGAggcaaagttggttcctgtttcagtcatgtctttggtcaCGTTCGCGTGGGTCAAATAAAAACACcctgatgattggttgacaatagagcctcccacaatgcaggtgatGGCTACAGGATGAAGATGGTGAAGAGCAACTGCAGTAACTTGCAGTCGACTGCAGTGAAAACTTCATGATCTTTGATCACATaatttttgtaaagttcatgcagtcgacatgtagGCACAAGTCGGACAATTTTTATCAAGATAATGCAACAGACTTTGAAAGGGGGTGATCAACGGTGGTcaccgacttgacaaaagtgatccacTCTAACATGTCCACTGTCTGTAAAACCTTCAGGAGTACTTCATTGTTTAAAAGACAACAAAAAAATGCATTAAATAGGATTTGATATTTAAATACCAAAATGTGCCTTATTTTAGGGGGATGCAGAcgatatatatacagttgaagtcggaagtttacatacacttaggttggagtcattaaaactcgtttttcaaccactccacacatttttggttagtcggttaggacatctactttgtgcatgacacaagtaatttttccaacaattgtttacagacagattatttcacatataattcattgtatcacaattccagtgggtcagaagtttacatataagttgactgtgcctttaaacagcttggaaaattccagaaaatgatggcatggctttagaagcttcttataggctaatttacataatttgagtcaattggaggtgtacctgtggatgtatttcaaggcctaccttcaaactcagtgcctctttgcttgacatcatgggaaaatcaaaagaaatcagccaagacctcagaaaaaaatgtgtacacctccacaagtctggttcatccttgggagcaatttccaaatgcctgaaggtaccacgttcatctgtacaaacaatagtacgcaagtataaacaccatgggaccacacagccgtcataccgctcaggaaggagacgcgatctgtctcctagagatgaacatactttggtgcgaaaaatgcaactcaatcccagaacaacagcaaaggaccttgtgaagatgctggaagaaacaggtacaaaagtatctatatccacagtaaaacgagtcctatatcaacataacctgaaaggccgctcagccagcaaggaagaagccactgctccaaaaccgccataaaaaatccagactacggtttgcaactgcacatggacaaatatactttttggagaaatgtcctctggtctgattaaacaaaaattgaactgtttggccataatgaccattgttatgtttggaggaaaaaggtaaaaaaataaactGTCACATCtgatctgaaaggccccagagtctacaacaccactaagtaaggggcaccaccaagcaagcggcaccatgaagaccaaggagctctccaaacaggtcagggacaaagttgtggagaagtacagatcagggttgggttaaaaatAAATATCCGAAATGttcaacatcccacggagcaacattaaatccattattaaaaaattgaaagaatatggcaccacaacaaacctgccaagagagggctgcccaccaactcacggaccaggcaaggagggcattaatcagaaaggcaacaaagagaccaaagataaccctgaaggagctgcaaagctccacagcggagattggagtatctgtccataggaccactttaagccgtacactccacagagctgggctttacggaagagtggccagaaaaaagccattgcttaaagaaaaaaataagcaaacacatttggtgtttgccaaaaggcatgtgggagactccccaaacatatggaagaaggaactctggtcagatgagactaaaattgagctttttggccatcaaggaaaacgctatgtctggcgcaaatccaacacctctcatcaccccgagaacaccatcccaacagtgaagcatagttgtggcagcatcatgctgtggggatgtttttccatcggcagggactgggaaactggtcagaattgaaggaattatgatggcgctaaatacagggaaattcttgagggaaacctgtttcagtcttccagagatttgagactgggacggaggttcaccttccagcaggacaatgaccctaagcatactgctaaagcaacactcgagtggttttaaggggacacatttaaatgtcttggaatggcctagtcaaaggccagacctcaatccaattgagaatatgtggtatgacttaaagattgctgtacaccagtggaacccatccaacttgaaggagctggagcagttttgccttgaagaatgggcgaaaatcccagtggctagatttgccaagcttatagagacatacccaaagagacttgcagctgtaattgctgcaaaaggtggctctacaaagtattgattttgggggggtgaatagttatgccctctcaagttttcagttttgtcttatttcttgtttgtttcaccccaaaaaatattttgcatcttcaaagtggtaggcatgttgtgtaaatcaaatgatacaaaccccccaccaaaaaaaatccattttaaattccaggttgtaaggcaacaaaataggaaaaatgtcgaggggggtgaatactttcgcaagccactgtaagtggtCACAGTCAAGGAGATGAGAAAAGGAAGCCATTGAGCTGTATTGGGACGGAGCCGTGGCAACATTACTAAGGCCGCTCCTGATTGGACCGTTGGGAGGCGTTCTACAGGAAGTTGGTGGTGGCGTTCTTTCCTGTGTCAATGTTGAACTGGTAGGCGGGCGCGAAGGGCGACGAGGCCTGGGGATGGGGAGGGGGTTGAGGACGACAATGTCAGAGagggtgtatgtgtatgtgagaggttgtgtgtgtcagagtgtgatTGAGGACTGACCTGGGGTGGTGGATGGGCAAGGAGGGGATCAGCAGGAGACATGTTCTCCATCTTTATCTCCACCTTCCCTGAGGGGGCGCTGTACATCACCGGAGCAtacccctgaaacacacacacagttacgcAAGCttgcccaaacacacacacacacacacacacacacacacacacacacacacacacacactaactacaTTCTGAGATGAGAAGGTTCAAAACCAGAGGAAAAGAGTGAAGTGGTGGAGTGAGAAGAGATACTATGCAACAGTTAAGTAGAGTAGAGGTATACCATCAGAGTCACAGGGTACTGGTTGGGCTGCCCACTCTACTGTTAGTGGTCAGAGGAGCCACAGGGTACTGGTTGGGCTGCCCACTCTACTGTTAGTGGTCAGAGGAGCCACAGGGTACTGGTTGGGCTGCCCACTCTACTGTTAGTGGTCAGAGGAGCCACAGGGTACTGGTTGGGCTGCCCACTCTACTGTTTGTGGTCAGAGGAGCCACAGGGTACTGGTTGGGCTGCCCACTCTACTGTTAGTGGTCAGAGGAGCCACAGGGTACTGGTTGGGCTTTTTAAGAGTGTAGAGTAGAGGAAAGTAGAGAAGAGTATAAACGCCTACCATCGGAGGAGCACCAGGATTGTACTGTGGCTGGTTGGGCGGCGGGCCATTCGACTGTGGGGGCTGGGCAGGGGGGTAGATAGGGCCCTGGGGGGGGTACATAGGGTCCTGAGGGGGGTAGCCTGGGTTGAAGGCCTGAAACAaaccacaacaaaacaacacTGGTCACACACGTTATCTTCCTTGTTTCTTCTTCTGAGGAGGAGTTTCAGACCCGACAGGGGGACTGGGAGGGTTTCCTAACAATAACCAGACCAACCATTGATATTGAAcagatgagcgagagagagagagatggacggacggacagactcACTGGTTGAGGTGGGGGTCCGGTCCATTGAGGCTGGCCTGGCATCCCAGGGTTGGGGGGAGGGTGAACCTGAGGGTAACCTCCCTGTACATGGAGGAGCACCACAGTTCCCGTAATTAGACAGACCGACTTAAATATACTAAGATAGACAGAAGGACCTCTGTCTACTCAAACACATTATGGTACATGAAAAGACCAAGATAAGAAAATGACACACACTGCctataataacacacacacacacttatatagAATCGCTACCAACTCCAATGACA from Coregonus clupeaformis isolate EN_2021a chromosome 21, ASM2061545v1, whole genome shotgun sequence encodes the following:
- the tmem109 gene encoding transmembrane protein 109 → MKVCFVVCVLSSMVVSCLGENSRFEKSFNYSPGMVQVLRETLTDLSEEAHGYLVHLVGARSVETAQKCFFQVVRYLAEAAAIGANVVMKYLTQFLRAAGIDVEMPVNSITPDAVVYIGQWLLLALIGYWLLSLAFRLVASTLRRVLWLLKLGVVLGLFGLILSDRSAGTETTALRLAGLVSVCVLLGIGHSDTGGDKTDLEDQVRVLERRVREMERRKEE